The sequence below is a genomic window from Microbacterium sp. cx-55.
TATTTCCCGCCGCTCCGCTCGATTCCATCCGCGTTGAATCGCGCGACACGGACGGCTGAGCGGATGGAGCGGACTTTCGACCTCGACGTTCTCGTGATCGGTGAGGCTCTCATCGACATCGTCGACACGGGCACCGAGGTCACCGAGCACGTGGGCGGCAGCCCCGCTAATGTCGCGCTCGGGCTCGGCCGGCTGGGGGCGTCCGTGGGTCTCCTCACCCACCTTGCTGATGATGCGCGAGGACGAAAGATCGTCGGTCACCTGACCGCCTCCGGCGTACACACACTGCCCGAGTCATACTCGGCGCGGGCGACGTCCGTTGCGATTGCGAAGATCGCGTCGGACGGGCATGCGGACTACGAGTTTGAACTAGCCTGGGAGACCGCCACCAGCCCGCTCCTTGACTCGCCGCCGCGCATCGTGCACACAGGGTCTGTGGCCACATTCATGGAGCCCGGCGCGACCGCGGTCCGAGAATTTCTGCGGCGCTCGTCAGCGCAAGAGATCACGTTCGACCCGAACATCCGGCCCGCCTTGGTTGGATCGCACGCGGACGCGCTTGCGGCATTCGAGGCTTTCGCACGCATCGCCACCGTCGTGAAGATGAGCGACGAAGACGCAGCGTGGCTCTACCCAGCGACACCCCCGGACGAGGTGCTCCGTTCTGTACTCCATCTCGGCCCCCGTCTCGTGGCGATCACGCTCGGGGCGGAAGGCGCACTTGTCGCCAATGCCGAAAACATCGTCCGTATACCTGCAGTTAAGGTCGACGCTGTCGACACCATCGGAGCCGGTGACACTTTCATGGCATCCCTCATTCTCGACATCCTGACTTTCGGCAGTCAGGGGCTCAACCACGACTCTCTCGAGCGCTTCGGCCTCAATGCGGTGCAGTCAGCGGCTATGACCGTGTCTCGCAAAGGTGCTGATCTTCCTCGGCTCGACGACCTTCCAGATCGCCAATGATGCCCTCCGCCACCACTCCTTCACGCCGCGGAAACACGCGGAAAATGGGTCTCCGTGGGCGTCTCTGGTCAGCTCTGGTCGACATAGGAAACTGGCTCGGGTTGCCCTGGGGTGAAGGGGTCGCAGGTTGAAATCCTGTCATCTCGATAGAGACGAGAATGGGTCCGCCCTGGCGGGCCCATTCTCGTTCGCCCTGGGAAGGCCCTCGCTGGGGAGTCTCGGCGTCGATATCGTCATCCCATGAGCGCTCACCGGTCCTGGGACGACAGCGATGCGGAACAACTTCTGCGCACCGACAACGACGAGCGCGATGCTCAGGACTTCTCCGACTACTTCGCTTTGTGGATGCGTCAGAGCGCTTACATCAATGTCAACCGTCGTATCAAGGATCACCTCGTGCGTGACTGGCAGGTCCCGCGCCTCCCCGGAAGCAGTCAGAAGCGTCCGCGCCGCTACGCCGACGGGATCCCGTGGTCGATGAGCGCCCGAGATCTCCTCTTCTCGCTGGAACTCGGAAAGCCTCTGAGTGGCAGCATCGTCTTCGAGCACGTCCGTCCGCTCCAGAACACCGTCGCACAACTTACTGCGGCTTATGTACAAGGCGATGGACGTGACGGCCCGTCGATGCTCGAGATTCTTCGACGTGTGCATACGGGCTGGTGCTTCGCCGTCGTCACCAAATCCGAGGACACGACGATCAAACGGCGGGCCGAGGACGACATCTCCGGTAGCCAGAAGTATGCGGAATTGCAGGGTGGGAGTGCAGGGTTCGAGCTGCTGCGCGACGACCCCCGTTTCGCTATGCGCTTCTCGTAGAACTGACATTCCGCATGAGGTGTCTGTTGTCCGTCTCCGCAACGCGCGCCACCGAGAGCTGATCCTCGGACACGGTGAGGGGTGCACCGTCGGCTCGAAGAGAGTGGGGTTCACGGCGACGCCCGCCCGTCAATCGATACGCTCGCACCGTGAAGACACGGCGTAAACCACGCCGCGGGATGGCGTCGCTGCCGCTCATGCGCGGCATCCCCATCGGCGCCACCGCCGGACTCCTGATTGGAGCGGCGGCGGGAAATCCGGGCATCGGCGCAGCCATCGGAGTGCCGGCCGGGCTCGGAGTCGGTCTCGTCGCAACCGTGATCTGGGAACAGTTGCGCCGCTGACATCCGAGCCAACGACGCCTCGTCGAGCTCCGAGCGGCGATCACCGCCCTGTCCCGATGTCCCGCTCCGGGACTAGCCTGGCCGCACGCTCGCCGTCACGCCGGGCGCTGACGCCGGGAGGGCACCGACATGGGACTGCTGCGCTACTCGATCAACGTCACGCTCGACGGATGCTGCCACCACGAGGCGGGACTACCTCCCGACGAGGAGTCGATGGCGTACTGGACGGCGCGGATCGCGGAGGCCGATGCCCTGATCTACGGCCGCCTCACCTACGAGATGATGGAGTCCGCGTGGCGGCGACCCGCATCCGGACCTTGGCCTGACTGGATGACCGCACGGGACATCCCCTTCGCCGAGAGCATCGATCGGGCGAAGAAGTACGTCGTTT
It includes:
- a CDS encoding carbohydrate kinase family protein, translated to MERTFDLDVLVIGEALIDIVDTGTEVTEHVGGSPANVALGLGRLGASVGLLTHLADDARGRKIVGHLTASGVHTLPESYSARATSVAIAKIASDGHADYEFELAWETATSPLLDSPPRIVHTGSVATFMEPGATAVREFLRRSSAQEITFDPNIRPALVGSHADALAAFEAFARIATVVKMSDEDAAWLYPATPPDEVLRSVLHLGPRLVAITLGAEGALVANAENIVRIPAVKVDAVDTIGAGDTFMASLILDILTFGSQGLNHDSLERFGLNAVQSAAMTVSRKGADLPRLDDLPDRQ